One uncultured Alphaproteobacteria bacterium genomic region harbors:
- a CDS encoding conserved hypothetical protein (Evidence 4 : Homologs of previously reported genes of unknown function), translating into MLRERTEARRRVYPFSAILAQEEMKLALLLNAVNPAIGGVVVRGQKGTAKSTAARGLRVLLPRDDAGRTPAFVDFPLGATEDMVIGSIDFEAAVREGEVRFQPGLLARAHKGVLYIDEVNLLDDHLVDAILDAAETGANVVEREGQSLRHAARFILIGTMNPEEGELRPQLLDRFGLAVAIEGEADPALRVELLKRREAFDSDPDGFLAAYAAAETDLARRIAEARDRLGEVRIPDHLVGFIAEICTRNHVAGHRADIVIARAAAALAAWEGRSDVSADDILKVAPLALLHRMRSGTPEMPPPPPPPEPEDNDDETEAPDDAETPEAPPPEGEPEPQGEGEAAGEDAPAPPPERREDAAERPKPSDDDPPEDIQEVGAPFTVRKIDRQSVDQVLRTGSGRRSRSRLASKQGRYVKSTTRRGRNDLALDATIRAAAPFQIARRAVAGRDLAVHIAESDIREKVRERRVGNFLLFVVDGSGSMGAQRRMVETKAAIMSLLLDAYQKRDKVAMVSFRHRGAAVVLPPTNSVDRAAKLLADLPIGGRTPLTAGLGEAADVLRQALRKEPSLLPLVIVMTDGRANAGLGSGPPHEEALRAAAALAECYPTAQFVVVDTEAAGVVRLDLARKLAAALGAAYFKVADLRAEDLVAIAKEHQGW; encoded by the coding sequence ATGCTTCGTGAGCGAACCGAGGCGCGGCGGCGCGTCTATCCGTTTTCGGCGATTCTGGCGCAGGAGGAGATGAAGCTGGCGCTGCTGCTGAACGCCGTCAATCCGGCGATCGGCGGGGTGGTGGTGCGCGGCCAGAAGGGCACCGCCAAGTCCACCGCCGCGCGCGGCCTGCGCGTCCTCCTGCCGCGCGACGACGCCGGGCGCACGCCCGCGTTCGTCGATTTTCCGCTCGGCGCGACCGAGGACATGGTGATCGGCTCGATCGACTTCGAGGCGGCGGTGCGCGAAGGCGAGGTGCGGTTCCAGCCCGGGCTGCTGGCGCGCGCGCACAAGGGCGTGCTCTACATCGACGAGGTCAACCTGCTCGACGACCATCTCGTCGATGCCATCCTCGACGCCGCCGAGACCGGCGCGAACGTGGTCGAGCGCGAGGGGCAGAGCCTACGCCATGCGGCGCGCTTCATCCTGATCGGCACGATGAATCCGGAGGAAGGCGAGCTTCGGCCGCAGTTGCTCGACCGCTTCGGCCTCGCGGTGGCGATCGAAGGGGAGGCGGATCCGGCTCTGCGGGTCGAACTGCTGAAGCGCCGCGAGGCGTTCGACTCCGATCCGGATGGCTTTCTCGCCGCCTACGCCGCCGCCGAGACCGATCTCGCGCGGCGCATCGCCGAGGCGCGGGACCGGCTGGGCGAGGTGAGGATACCCGACCATCTGGTCGGCTTCATCGCCGAGATCTGCACCCGCAATCACGTCGCCGGGCATCGCGCCGACATCGTCATCGCCCGTGCCGCCGCCGCGCTCGCCGCATGGGAGGGGCGGAGCGACGTCTCCGCCGACGACATCCTCAAGGTCGCGCCGCTGGCGCTGCTGCACCGCATGCGCTCGGGCACGCCGGAGATGCCTCCTCCTCCTCCGCCGCCGGAGCCGGAGGACAACGACGACGAAACCGAAGCGCCCGACGATGCCGAAACGCCGGAAGCGCCGCCGCCCGAGGGCGAGCCGGAGCCGCAAGGCGAAGGCGAGGCGGCGGGCGAGGATGCGCCCGCGCCGCCGCCGGAGCGCCGGGAAGACGCCGCCGAGCGTCCCAAACCCTCCGATGACGATCCGCCGGAAGACATCCAGGAGGTCGGCGCGCCGTTCACGGTGCGCAAGATCGACCGGCAGAGCGTGGATCAGGTGCTGCGCACCGGCTCCGGCCGCCGCTCGCGTTCGCGCTTGGCGAGCAAGCAGGGGCGCTACGTCAAAAGCACCACCCGGCGCGGCCGCAACGATCTTGCCCTCGACGCCACCATCCGCGCCGCCGCGCCCTTTCAGATCGCCCGCCGCGCCGTCGCCGGGCGCGACCTCGCGGTGCACATCGCCGAGAGCGACATCCGCGAGAAGGTGCGCGAGCGCCGGGTCGGGAACTTCCTGCTGTTCGTGGTCGACGGCTCGGGCTCGATGGGCGCGCAGCGGCGGATGGTCGAGACCAAGGCGGCGATCATGAGCCTGCTGCTCGACGCCTACCAGAAGCGCGACAAGGTGGCGATGGTGAGTTTCCGTCATCGCGGTGCGGCGGTGGTTCTGCCGCCCACCAACTCGGTGGACCGCGCCGCCAAGCTGCTCGCCGACCTGCCGATCGGCGGCCGCACGCCGCTCACCGCCGGGCTCGGCGAGGCGGCCGACGTTCTGCGGCAGGCGCTGCGCAAGGAACCGTCGCTGCTGCCGCTGGTGATCGTGATGACCGACGGCCGCGCCAACGCCGGGCTCGGCTCCGGCCCGCCCCACGAGGAGGCGCTGCGGGCCGCGGCGGCGCTCGCCGAGTGCTATCCGACCGCGCAGTTCGTCGTCGTCGACACCGAGGCCGCGGGCGTGGTGCGCCTGGACCTCGCGCGCAAACTCGCCGCCGCGTTGGGCGCGGCATATTTCAAGGTCGCCGATCTTCGCGCCGAGGATCTGGTGGCGATAGCCAAGGAGCATCAAGGGTGGTGA
- a CDS encoding Magnesium-chelatase subunit ChlI homolog, with amino-acid sequence MVSIDTASPAVYPFVAIVGQETLKRSLILNVVNPGLSGVLIRGEKGTAKSTAVRALADLLPEISVVEGDPFQSDPDDPRAMAPEVRARFEAGEALPVRRRKVRVVELPISATEDRVVGTLDLETALKEGRKTIEPGLLAAANRGLLYVDEVNLLDDHVVDVLLDSAAMGVNTIEREGISFSHPARFTLIGTMNPEEGDLRPQLLDRFGLCVQVEGLDTPADRVEVVKRRAAYEENPEAFAARWAEETARLRDRIAAAIALCPQVTASDAILLSIAERSLKLGVDGHRSDIVMLKAAKALAAWAGREAATPADVEAAAALALPHRMRRRPFEDILGPHAA; translated from the coding sequence GTGGTGAGCATCGACACCGCGTCCCCCGCCGTCTATCCGTTCGTCGCCATCGTCGGGCAGGAGACGCTGAAACGAAGCCTGATCCTCAACGTCGTCAACCCCGGCCTCTCGGGGGTGCTGATCCGCGGCGAGAAGGGCACCGCCAAATCCACCGCGGTGCGGGCGCTCGCCGACCTGCTGCCGGAGATTTCGGTGGTCGAGGGCGACCCCTTCCAGAGCGATCCCGACGATCCGCGCGCGATGGCGCCCGAGGTGCGCGCCCGCTTCGAGGCGGGCGAGGCGCTGCCGGTGCGGCGGCGCAAGGTGCGGGTGGTCGAGCTGCCGATTTCCGCCACCGAGGATCGCGTCGTGGGCACCCTCGATCTCGAAACCGCGCTCAAGGAGGGTCGCAAGACCATCGAGCCCGGCCTGCTCGCCGCCGCCAACCGGGGGCTTTTGTACGTCGACGAGGTCAACCTGCTGGACGACCACGTGGTCGACGTGCTGCTGGATTCCGCGGCGATGGGGGTGAACACCATCGAGCGCGAGGGCATCAGCTTCTCGCACCCGGCGCGCTTCACCCTGATCGGCACGATGAACCCGGAGGAGGGCGATTTGCGTCCGCAGCTCCTCGATCGCTTCGGTCTGTGCGTGCAGGTGGAGGGCCTCGATACCCCGGCGGACCGCGTCGAGGTGGTGAAGCGCCGCGCCGCCTACGAGGAAAACCCGGAGGCGTTCGCGGCGCGCTGGGCGGAGGAGACCGCGAGGCTGCGCGACCGGATCGCGGCGGCGATCGCGCTGTGCCCGCAGGTGACGGCGTCCGACGCGATCCTGCTTTCGATCGCCGAACGCTCGCTCAAGCTCGGCGTCGACGGGCACCGCAGCGACATCGTCATGCTCAAGGCCGCCAAGGCGCTCGCCGCCTGGGCCGGGCGCGAGGCGGCGACGCCCGCCGACGTCGAGGCCGCCGCCGCTCTCGCGCTGCCGCACCGCATGCGCCGCCGCCCGTTCGAAGACATCCTCGGCCCCCACGCGGCCTGA
- a CDS encoding ABC transporter related protein codes for MIRIEDLRKRYGEAVALDGVSLHVAPGELFAYLGPNGAGKSTTIRILTGLTRKSGGRAVLGGADIDADPIGAKRRCGLVTQHTNLDADLSLAENMDIHGRLFGMDAADRRARTAELLEVVGLADRTDRLVNTLSGGMKRRLMIARALMHRPSILFLDEPTVGLDADIRRRIWGLIKQIQKQGATVFLTTHYIEEAEFLADRVAFLDAGQIRALDTPQALIARVGRWALDRPADGGLATEYFHDHDTAKRAALACADGLTLRRVNLEDAFLSMTGKAVA; via the coding sequence ATGATCCGTATCGAAGATCTGCGAAAGCGCTACGGCGAGGCGGTCGCCCTCGACGGCGTCAGCCTGCACGTCGCGCCCGGCGAGCTGTTCGCCTACCTCGGGCCGAACGGCGCGGGCAAGTCCACCACCATCCGCATCCTCACCGGGCTCACCCGCAAGAGCGGCGGCCGCGCGGTGCTGGGCGGCGCCGACATCGACGCCGATCCGATCGGCGCGAAGCGGCGCTGCGGCCTCGTCACCCAGCATACCAATCTCGATGCGGATTTGAGCCTCGCCGAGAACATGGATATCCACGGCCGCCTGTTCGGCATGGACGCCGCCGACCGCCGCGCCCGCACCGCCGAACTGCTGGAGGTGGTGGGGCTCGCCGACCGTACCGACCGGCTGGTCAACACCCTCTCCGGCGGCATGAAGCGCCGCCTGATGATCGCCCGGGCGCTGATGCACCGGCCGTCGATCTTATTCCTCGACGAGCCGACGGTGGGGCTCGACGCCGACATCCGCCGCCGCATCTGGGGGCTGATCAAGCAGATTCAGAAGCAGGGGGCGACGGTGTTCCTCACCACCCACTACATCGAGGAGGCGGAGTTCCTCGCCGACCGCGTGGCGTTCCTGGATGCGGGGCAAATCCGCGCGCTCGACACGCCGCAGGCGCTGATCGCGCGGGTCGGACGCTGGGCGCTCGACCGCCCCGCCGACGGCGGCCTCGCCACCGAATACTTCCACGATCACGATACGGCGAAGCGGGCGGCGCTCGCCTGCGCCGACGGGCTCACCCTTCGGCGCGTCAATCTCGAAGACGCGTTCCTCAGCATGACCGGAAAGGCGGTGGCGTGA
- a CDS encoding ABC-2 type transporter yields MLNGIGAVYLREIRILRRRFLRHLSAMTVAPLLYIVAFGAAMGGAVRLDGHTYLEFLLPGLVAMTCMTQAYGAAMEINTARFYLHIFEEFQAAPLANAAYVLGEVLYGVTRAALGVAVILALGAAFGVVLHIGPGFVLAALLNAFVFASLAVLLAMLVRGHADQSMVNNFVITPMAFLGGTFFPVERLPEWAQYPLYLLPLTHAAHAIRADALGGAADLADFVVLAGVGAAVFVAALRSVGAARD; encoded by the coding sequence ATGCTGAACGGCATCGGCGCGGTGTACCTGCGCGAAATCCGTATCCTGCGGCGGCGTTTCCTCCGCCATCTCTCGGCCATGACGGTGGCGCCGCTGCTCTACATCGTCGCCTTCGGCGCGGCGATGGGCGGCGCGGTGCGGCTCGACGGGCACACCTACCTCGAATTCCTGCTGCCCGGGCTGGTGGCGATGACCTGCATGACCCAGGCCTACGGCGCGGCGATGGAGATCAATACCGCACGCTTCTACCTTCACATTTTCGAGGAGTTCCAGGCCGCGCCGCTCGCGAACGCCGCCTACGTCCTCGGCGAAGTGCTCTACGGCGTCACCCGAGCCGCCCTCGGCGTCGCCGTGATCCTGGCCCTCGGCGCGGCGTTCGGGGTGGTCCTCCACATCGGCCCCGGGTTCGTGCTGGCGGCCTTGCTCAATGCCTTCGTGTTCGCGTCGCTGGCGGTTCTGCTGGCGATGCTGGTGCGGGGGCACGCGGACCAGTCGATGGTCAACAACTTCGTGATCACGCCGATGGCGTTCCTCGGCGGCACCTTCTTCCCGGTCGAGCGGTTGCCGGAGTGGGCGCAGTATCCGCTCTATCTGCTACCGCTCACCCACGCCGCCCACGCGATCCGCGCCGATGCGCTCGGCGGCGCGGCGGACCTCGCGGATTTCGTGGTGCTCGCCGGAGTGGGGGCGGCGGTGTTCGTCGCGGCGCTGCGATCGGTCGGCGCGGCGCGGGATTGA
- the macA gene encoding RND family efflux transporter MFP subunit, producing MRRSGKTAIGIAAALLLAGGGVAWRRPAADARVDLVLATRGTVEQAVSATGAVRPKTFVDVGTQVSGQLRHIHVKIGDRVERGQLLAEIDPTVYQTRVAAARARIKDLEAQRREMCATRDLAELRFHRQERLAATAAASREALDGARADYLVAEARIAALVARVEETRATLAGDEANLGYTRIFAPIAGTVVAIPATEGQTLNASQTAPTILRIADLETMTVWAEVAEADVPRLAVGMPARFATLGGARTWRGAVRQILPTPEVENDVVLYSVLVDVDNPDGALMSEMTAHVFFVERAVENAVTVPRGVLAGAGADGLWTVRLKTDAGLEDRTVRTGLVTRTRAEVVEGLRPGDAVARVAAPKGGK from the coding sequence ATGCGGCGATCGGGCAAGACGGCGATCGGGATCGCGGCGGCATTGCTGCTGGCGGGCGGCGGGGTCGCGTGGCGCCGCCCGGCAGCCGATGCGCGGGTCGACCTGGTGCTCGCGACGCGCGGCACCGTCGAACAGGCGGTGTCCGCCACCGGCGCGGTGCGGCCGAAGACCTTCGTCGATGTCGGCACCCAGGTTTCCGGGCAGCTCCGTCACATCCACGTGAAGATCGGCGACCGGGTCGAGAGGGGGCAGTTGCTCGCCGAGATCGATCCCACCGTCTACCAGACCCGGGTCGCGGCGGCGCGGGCGCGGATCAAGGATCTCGAAGCCCAGCGGCGCGAGATGTGCGCGACCCGCGATCTCGCCGAGCTCCGCTTCCATCGCCAGGAACGGCTCGCCGCTACCGCCGCCGCCAGCCGCGAGGCCCTCGACGGCGCACGTGCCGACTATCTGGTCGCCGAGGCGCGCATCGCCGCCCTTGTCGCCCGCGTCGAGGAAACCCGGGCGACGCTCGCGGGCGACGAGGCCAACCTCGGCTACACCCGCATCTTCGCGCCGATCGCGGGAACCGTGGTGGCGATTCCCGCCACCGAGGGCCAGACCCTCAACGCCAGCCAGACCGCGCCGACGATCCTGCGGATCGCCGACCTCGAAACCATGACGGTGTGGGCGGAGGTGGCGGAAGCGGACGTGCCGCGCCTCGCCGTCGGCATGCCCGCGCGCTTCGCAACCCTCGGCGGCGCGCGCACCTGGCGCGGCGCGGTGCGGCAGATCCTGCCGACGCCGGAGGTGGAAAACGACGTGGTGCTGTATTCGGTGCTGGTGGACGTCGACAACCCCGACGGCGCGCTGATGAGCGAGATGACCGCGCACGTGTTCTTCGTCGAACGCGCGGTGGAGAACGCGGTGACGGTTCCGCGCGGCGTACTGGCCGGCGCGGGCGCGGACGGGCTCTGGACGGTGCGGCTCAAGACCGACGCCGGGCTGGAGGACCGCACCGTCCGCACCGGCCTCGTCACCCGCACCCGCGCCGAGGTGGTGGAAGGGTTGCGGCCCGGCGACGCGGTGGCGCGGGTGGCCGCGCCGAAGGGCGGCAAATGA
- the macB gene encoding fused macrolide transporter subunits of ABC superfamily: ATP-binding component; membrane component (Evidence 2a : Function of homologous gene experimentally demonstrated in an other organism; PubMedId : 21429237, 21450803; Product type t : transporter) — translation MTALIALRGVCRSYAAGEGAVRALDDVTLEIAAGEYVAIMGPSGSGKSTLMNLIGCLDRPTSGTYRIGGVDVAELGTDALAALRRETFGFVFQRYHLLGDATALENVAMPAIYAGLAGPERAARARELLEGLGLGGRLDHRPGQLSGGQQQRVSIARALVNDPAVILADEPTGALDSASGEDLMTQLVALHAAGRTIVVITHDAAVAARAERVIRIHDGRVVSGAAAPPSTARPVLPRVRPGADWGRNFGEALRMAGRSLLANPFRTALTLLGVVIGVAAVVAMLAIGAGSQRAVMERIAAMGANLLITRPGAPGTHRADVITLTREDAQALAEVPGLDVVVPDRTATLTIRFASVDHKAEIHGVGAGFARARDWAVEDGIFFDAADAATRAAVVVLGRTVADHLFPGRSGVGEYVMIRNVPFLVVGVLETKGASTYGTDLDDIALVPLETGLTRLFGGDYLSAVMVWVADVRRLDAAQAALRETLLARHAGGEDFQTRNTAAVLRAAEATRDNLTLLLGAVAAISLLVGGIGVMNIMLVSVGERTGEIGIRVATGARRSDILLQFNAEAVAVCGVGGVLGVAIGLGTALACGRAGMPVVFSPWPPLLAFGCAFATGVVFGYLPARKAARLDPVAALASE, via the coding sequence ATGACGGCGCTGATCGCCCTGCGCGGGGTGTGCCGGAGCTACGCGGCGGGCGAGGGGGCGGTGCGCGCCCTCGACGACGTGACTCTGGAGATCGCGGCGGGCGAATACGTGGCGATCATGGGGCCCTCGGGCTCGGGCAAGTCGACGCTGATGAACCTGATCGGCTGCCTCGACCGGCCGACCTCGGGGACCTATCGCATCGGCGGCGTGGACGTCGCGGAGCTCGGCACCGACGCGCTGGCGGCGCTGCGGCGCGAGACCTTCGGCTTCGTGTTCCAGCGCTATCATCTGCTGGGCGACGCGACGGCGCTCGAGAACGTGGCGATGCCCGCGATCTATGCCGGGCTCGCGGGCCCCGAGCGCGCGGCGCGGGCGCGTGAGCTCCTCGAAGGGCTCGGCCTCGGCGGCCGTCTCGACCATCGTCCCGGGCAACTCTCCGGCGGACAGCAGCAGCGCGTCTCGATAGCCCGGGCGCTCGTCAACGATCCGGCGGTGATCCTCGCCGACGAACCCACCGGCGCGCTCGATAGCGCCAGCGGCGAGGATCTGATGACGCAGCTCGTGGCGTTGCACGCGGCGGGCCGCACCATCGTCGTCATCACCCACGATGCGGCGGTGGCGGCGCGCGCGGAGCGGGTGATCCGGATCCACGACGGCCGCGTGGTTTCGGGCGCCGCCGCGCCACCCTCGACGGCGCGGCCCGTGCTCCCGCGCGTGCGCCCGGGGGCGGACTGGGGGCGCAACTTCGGCGAGGCGCTGCGGATGGCGGGTCGCTCGCTCCTCGCCAATCCGTTCCGCACCGCGCTGACCCTGCTCGGGGTGGTGATCGGCGTCGCAGCGGTGGTGGCGATGCTGGCGATCGGCGCGGGCAGCCAGCGCGCGGTGATGGAACGGATCGCGGCGATGGGTGCCAATCTTCTGATCACCCGTCCCGGCGCGCCCGGCACCCACCGCGCCGACGTGATCACCCTGACGCGCGAGGACGCGCAGGCGCTGGCCGAGGTTCCGGGGCTCGACGTGGTGGTGCCCGACCGCACCGCGACCCTGACGATCCGCTTCGCCAGCGTCGACCACAAGGCCGAGATCCACGGCGTCGGCGCGGGGTTCGCGCGGGCGCGCGACTGGGCGGTGGAGGACGGCATCTTCTTCGACGCCGCCGACGCGGCGACCCGCGCGGCGGTGGTGGTGCTCGGCAGGACCGTCGCCGACCATCTGTTCCCCGGCCGCTCCGGCGTCGGCGAATACGTGATGATCCGCAACGTGCCGTTCCTGGTGGTCGGCGTGCTGGAAACCAAGGGCGCGTCCACCTACGGCACCGATCTCGACGACATCGCCCTGGTGCCGCTCGAAACCGGGCTCACGCGGCTGTTCGGCGGAGACTACCTGAGCGCGGTGATGGTTTGGGTGGCCGACGTGCGCCGTCTCGACGCGGCCCAGGCGGCGCTGCGCGAAACCCTTCTCGCCCGCCATGCCGGGGGCGAGGATTTCCAGACCCGCAATACCGCCGCGGTGCTGCGCGCCGCCGAGGCGACGCGCGACAATCTCACCCTGTTGCTGGGCGCGGTGGCGGCGATCTCGCTGCTGGTGGGCGGCATCGGCGTGATGAACATCATGCTGGTGAGCGTCGGCGAGCGCACCGGCGAGATCGGCATCCGCGTCGCCACCGGCGCGCGCCGGAGCGACATCCTGCTGCAATTCAACGCGGAAGCGGTGGCGGTGTGCGGCGTCGGCGGCGTCCTCGGCGTCGCGATCGGCCTCGGCACCGCGCTCGCCTGCGGGCGCGCAGGCATGCCGGTGGTGTTCTCGCCGTGGCCGCCGCTGCTGGCGTTCGGCTGCGCCTTCGCCACCGGCGTGGTGTTCGGCTATCTGCCGGCGCGCAAGGCGGCGCGGCTCGATCCGGTCGCGGCGCTGGCCTCGGAATGA